The genomic interval tgaaCTGCTCTGTGGAATAATATCAGCTGCTACTTGTGTTGTGTTCTGCTTGTTGTGAAGAAAAGGTTCAGAACATATTAACCCTAGGTTAATCTACGCCAGTACAATTGTTATAATTGTTagtttttaaagcagaaaagaTTATTTTGAGTTTATTTCCCAACAAGAACTGACCACctacaaaaacagagaaatgggattcactctGAACATTgttaaacactctctctctctctctctttctgtctctctctctctctgactctctttctgtctctctctctctctttctctgactctctttctgtctctctctctctctctctgactctttttctgtctctctctgactctctttctgtctctctctctctctcctctctgactctctctctcccctctctgactctctctctttgacactctctctctctctctgtaggagaatccctctctctctctgcggaGGGAtgtttcctctcctcttcctgCTCTGTTGTTCAGTTGTCAGGTTGGAGTGGGTCGAACTAATCTGGGGATGATTTTGGGGTCTCTGGTGATGGAACGATTGACAGGAGCTCCGCCCACTCCACAGTCTCcgcctcctccttcacctactgacACACAGTAAGAATAATatctaatatttaataatatttaactgAATTAAAGGTAGAACGGGGTGCAGCTTAAAGCAGAACTAGGTAAggtttggtgtttttgctcctgggctccccttaGAGTTGCAGAGTGGAATTCACTTttccagcactgtcctgaaatcaagcaGGAGAGTAACATACACCAAAataacatagtgcagtttctgaagtaCTTAGCCTAGAGTAgctattctcccttttacagctcagtggagcaccacaatgattttgaagctgtaaatttaaggtaaatagtttacctactgttgctttaagtcATTCCTCCATATTACAAAGATCACTAGTTTGAACAGTGGGTGtcgctatctctctctttctctaaatgtaaataatacaacaaaatcaattattattattattgttattgttgttgttgttgttattataccTTTAGAATTAATACtcgtgtttgttgttgttgatatttattGTTATCACTGTTGTAATTAACTTACATCTCTTAGAGCTGGCAGTTTATATATTAGTTAACGTTAGAGAGTTTAAAAAAACTGACCCTGAGGTCGATTGCAGAACTGAGGACACAATGAAGTCCGAACCCAAAGCTCAGTTCCAGATCGTCCAGAACCTCATCAGCAAACTGCCCAACGGTCAGCAGATCGTCGAGGAGGTCAGTGGTCAACTTTTatcaagaaaaaatattttaacattgtaGCCTCAAAATTAAAGAATAGTTTATCAAAGATTTAATTcacttctttcatttttaacagaAATTAGTTTTTGAAGAGTTACATTTGAAAGCTAAAAAATCCTTTAAGGTGGTTGTTTATGTTCTCTGTgggtttttaaggtggaccgggcGATCGAGCTGTGCTCTGAAATGCACGACATCAAAGGAGCCATTTACGAGAACAAGAAGAAACTGGAGGCCATTGGAGAGGATTATCAGTCTCAGGTCAGAGACATTTAtcacaccctagcaaccacatGGAATACCATAGTAATCACCTAGCAACCATCTTGAAAACCctagcaacaccctagcaaccacctggataTCATacaaaaaacaccaacagccaacctggtgtgtgtgtgtgtgtgtgtgtgtgtgtgtgtgtgtgtgtgtgtgtgtgtgtgtgtgtgtgtgtgtgtaaatggattgttgtgtttttattgtaggGGAACAGCACTAAACTGTACTTCCTTCAGAGGGCACTGCAGAGTCTGGAGCGTTACGTTTATCTGATACTGTTCAACGCATATTTACACCAACaggtacgtacacacacacacacacacactgctaataTTTACATTAGTTTCTCTATAGCCAAACATTTCACTACAACCCTCTCTCACTTTGTTTAAATCCCAGACTTTTACTCATGAGGAGAATTCAATCAGAGTAGTTTTAAAGGTGCTGTCAGTCATATTTCCCACTATGAATTAAGTACAGAGTctccactaggtgtcagtgtgaaGACCGTTTCATAGCGTGAGGCAGAATCAGTGTAGAATCAAGTGTAGAAAATTACTGATTGCACATTTACCTGTGACAGGCATGGAATCAGAAGTTTAGaattacgtgtgtgtgtgtgtgtgtgtgtgtgtgtgtgtgtgtgtgtgtgtgtgtgtgtgtgtgtgtgtgtgttgcagtatCCGTTGGCATTTGCCTGTAACTTCAGCCAATGGATGTGCTCAAATGCCTGGGTGTACCGCCTCCTGTCCTGCATCGACCAATCAGAGATCAGGGCTCCTGCGGACCTCATCACTAAAGGAGCCAGAGTTCTGGTGAGAGACCAGTCATGACCCAGAACAGATGCTATCAATTatctttcattattttaattaattacatattgataaataataatattttgttgtattattaattattattattattctaaatAAATCTATTAATTATGGAATTTTTTCCATAAAACACAATTATCATACGGGTAGTGGTCCCAGATCGGGGTTCAAGTCCCCACCCAGGTGTCCAGTGTTTcatctcacagcaatgttcagggTTTGAAGGTATCCAGCCACATCAACACCAGTGAGGTCAGTTGCTGATGCTGGAGGAACTGGGTGGTgctctgtcactccagagaatacagctCCTCTGTGATGCAGGGGGGAGGGTTACACCCCTTTGGTGGATACTTGGCATTGAGCGTGGTtttttaggctcatgtgcagctgctcccgtGTCCCCTGCAGGTGTCTGAAGAGTACCTGGCCCCTGACGTACTGAGCACTGTGAAGGAGATGAAGGTGGCGAATTTCCGGCGCGTGCCCAAGCTGGCGGTGTACGGCATGGCACAGCCCACCACTGAGGTCAGGGTGAGGGTGGCGGGGTGGTACATGTTTCTCTCTATGGTCCCtccgttctctctctttctctctccatttggtctctctctgcctctccctttgtctctggtcggtctcttctctctctctctctctctctctctctctctctctctctctctctctctctggtctcatGTCACAAATGTCTCTACCATATCTGTCTCGtatctttttaatatctccTCTATGTCTCTTTCATACCCCCATAACTCTTTCATATCTCACTAATACGTCACAAACGTCTCTGCCAtacccctttctctctctctctttctctctctctctctctctctctctctctctctctctctctctctctctctctctctctctctctctctctctctctccaggctgcAGAGACAGTGATATTGTATCTGAAAGATGAGAAGAGGAAGCACCAGAGCGTGCTGTGGGTGAATGTCCAGGACGAGCTGGTGTTGGAGGCTAATGGACAGATGTTTTCTCCCCGAGAGCCTTCTCAACTCGACCAGCACATCTCCCTCCACTCTGCGCTGGCCAAGGACATAGAGGTACGGCCGAGCACCgctgttgtgaggatttgatggcattcagcattcacacatacaactGCACTCGGGGATGGCTGCTTACTGCTGATCTGCCTGCAGGGTCCCGCCAGGAGGGGGCTCTAaaacctttgtgtgtgtgtgtgtgtgtgtgtgtgtgtgtgtgtcagaggttGGAGACGGCTCTGAAAGAGGAGATACTGAGAGCTCAGAAGTGGTTGGAGGTGACTCTGGAGACGGAGAAACAAATGAAGATGTTTAAAAGCTGTAAAACTCTACAGGAAATATTTGACCAACACAGTAGTGTTCACCAGGGACTGGAGTTCACTCGCATCCCTCTCCCAGAGTGTACCGCCCCTACAGaactggtacacacacacacacacacacacacacacacacacacacacacacacacacacacacacacacagtgtgtttatAATGAAGTGGCTGGTGGGGACTGAGTTGTGGAGGCGGTGGTGACCTCTAGTGGTCTGAAGTGTTCAGTACAGGTTTAATACAGATATCCTAATACAGTATCCTAGTGGTGTTTGGGGTTCTGTGAAAATCACTCACTGTACACGTCCTTTACACACCCCTCTCTCattcctccatccctccctccctcttgtCATCTGTGAATACattagttcatttattcattcatttgtctcTCTGTCCATTCATTTCTcctatatccatccatccatccatctctaAATCTATCATTTATCTCTCCATTTCTCCctctttccatccatccatgtctttctctctgtgtctgctgtaCCAAGAACCGTTTGTCagtgagttgtagtgtgtgtgtgtgtgtgtgttgcaggactTTGACAGTCTCCTGGAAGCGATGAAAAGTGTCTTGGCGGAGGATTCTCGAGCTGCGTTTGTGTTTAACTGTTCGAACGGAAAAGGGCGCAGCACCACGGCCATGACCATCGCCACCCTCACGCTCTGGCACTTTAACGTACGTCCCGGGGTGGGCACGCTGCTCAATGCTGGAGGTCTTTAGATCCCTCCCGCGGACTCTTGGCACTCTCCATTCTGAAGCTGAGTGGAGAGTGATGCTCTCCTCTGTCTTAAAGATGAAAGCTTGAATTGTTGTTTATCTGTGAGGAAGAATTGGGTGAGAGAGAAGGGTCTGAAGTTCTGGAAACCCCTGATCTCTtttatttaaagtaacactaggtcaaatttggtgtttttgctcctgggcacCCCTTAAAGGTGCAGAACgtgattcacttttacagcactgtgctgaacTCTAGGTGGAAGGGGAGCAGAGAAAGGATGGggtggttttctaccctccaccaaatgtgcagtttctgcagtgccaaaCCTAGAGCAGCAAAAACataggctctgttctccctcttAAGCCCAGTGTAGCATCACAATGATACTGATGCTGGAATTTTACAGTGTAAATACtgcctactgttgctttaatgaaAATAGTGTCTGAGGCTTCTGTACTGTGGAGATGTGAGGCTGATGTTGCTGTGGAGACGTGAGTGATGTTTGTAACCAAGGTTCTGGTGTTTCTCAGGGGTTCCCTGAATTTGCAGAAGAGGAGATCGTCAGCGTTCCTGATGCGAAATACACCAAAGGAGAGTTTGAGGTAACTTTCATTCCTTTaggtttattattatacatatttatttttatttattcagctCTAAAACAGGTCTTGTCCGAGTTGCACTGCACTGATGGCTGCACACCGAGAACTCCCCACAGACCTGAGTTCTGGAGACTGAGCAAAACATTATAACCATCACAGTGTGGCCCTCAGACCC from Hoplias malabaricus isolate fHopMal1 chromosome 3, fHopMal1.hap1, whole genome shotgun sequence carries:
- the pald1a gene encoding paladin encodes the protein MGTTASAAPATTPESFHGNRMTDSRQMLGQASFQTVSIHNSRAKSIITNKVAPVVITYNCRQEFQIHDELPRTHYKVGRISDTMPEHYLVQGSYFMVLDVFTKADVLNTAASCGAPNFRQSRGSFPLFGMGQPSLAGFKQVLSKLQSQGHEEVILFCLREEPLLFLRVEDNFVPYTPRRKENLHENLHSLSKEVPVENLELSIRKELHDFARLNENVFYVYNDIEHFKDEPQKISICCEEDIHVTEEVYKRPLFTLPAYRYYRLPLPVEGAPMEEQFDTFVNVLRENPSLSLRRDVSSPLPALLFSCQVGVGRTNLGMILGSLVMERLTGAPPTPQSPPPPSPTDTQTEDTMKSEPKAQFQIVQNLISKLPNGQQIVEEVDRAIELCSEMHDIKGAIYENKKKLEAIGEDYQSQGNSTKLYFLQRALQSLERYVYLILFNAYLHQQYPLAFACNFSQWMCSNAWVYRLLSCIDQSEIRAPADLITKGARVLVSEEYLAPDVLSTVKEMKVANFRRVPKLAVYGMAQPTTEAAETVILYLKDEKRKHQSVLWVNVQDELVLEANGQMFSPREPSQLDQHISLHSALAKDIERLETALKEEILRAQKWLEVTLETEKQMKMFKSCKTLQEIFDQHSSVHQGLEFTRIPLPECTAPTELDFDSLLEAMKSVLAEDSRAAFVFNCSNGKGRSTTAMTIATLTLWHFNGFPEFAEEEIVSVPDAKYTKGEFEVVMRLVRILPDGHRMKREVDMALDSVSETMTPMHYHLREIIICTYRQMKSSKSEEESRTLLLRSVQYLERYIYLILFNTYLHLEKRDSWQRSFSTWMQQVAARAGVYELLNQLGFSEFENLKDSSLARLRFRWQEQHNPNLPFRGELI